In Desulfosediminicola ganghwensis, a single window of DNA contains:
- a CDS encoding PEP/pyruvate-binding domain-containing protein, giving the protein MSNSDFYGPLNKVDPIESDALRANLLETAGQVEIEPKYMLLLEVVERYKGLHASLEKLLYEVCHPFRNWKMILPQLRSFVLKNSGHYRAHPEGPEAFRLFSGLFFEALEDSLRYPFLLSQVVAAKLAWIDKMITLFSTSDLERFAAPLNEMFYRIAELDRANDEIIMNIVHGQHSVKKLAIRLVKFSEAESLTFDYFNLASMVRTVLRRNYDYWLSEGDPQQWFFEHCSILKDDTDSKELFEKISHGAMRNNIAILEEIAIDEDPLGGLKEILKLPGHVDVVRYYRQIPSVIAKAEQHLDSGEDEKRVHNFIENQRLLFLFRIMDTKGLYLIHEETLREINRGLVLLVRQQSFEEIEDFLLTTFKLLKANVVKFPHTSLQCIQVLGGEIFDRGNSRMVEAFLWGVVRFGFQHANVVGVDENWQPLVNPAHLSNIRVWLHLIMREPKWCGTLFSALIIHLKLSGTCIKDTDLFQRDITQLLNHPIEPIYNLSKQFTKLMPVFYNEIGSEGELRDVSTELDEIHKRKDLLIHFLRKQGHVESSNLIVDFIRAIFKFWRTKDKMLLVPYLPEDVYAQVESSGPFIDDQQILSDRVILRFSLKSVNDLLTLDQDELKEFLATQTDLQAHETRRFELLVKMFKLLHQKYKLGFQEIRSELQAAVNDGFTDMEKVLQVLESDDTEQALEVILDALEGLKAIILSDEKFESREDIYYKRHIAVDIPSVYGRYKEKKFDALSLSFRLENLANIYLEKLPDTVNLNLITQATFWNIIRCLRLFMKALRIDGITSRRLTIHLNLLVNSLKIRRFSYTQYLDIFRGLSEGVKDIIYAYYTNIHQNNLSIIIPQIGKENLLAKYKGLYDEEEQANSIQRLSETFLRELIASTFGLQHLDNFILRIIQTLESQKDVLNKEHLDLLMTYNQERAISLLHQQNPFTDNLILLGNKGFNLTTLMAENIKVPPAFVITTEIFRCREVVFGYSQARDEFMQRIRESLTELENVTGKKYGSVDTPLLLSVRSGGAISMPGMMATVHNVGYNEDLIEEYVLRHGNEYVAWDNYRRFLQSWAMISGVEREDFQGLMNEAKAKHGVALKRQFSSTQMKELALAYQKLVRQRGLGIPDDPWLQLVNAIELVQDSWNSQKAVEYRSIMDVSESWGTAVIVQAMVLGNLSDTSGAGVVFTAHPYRKVQRVALWGDYAYGDQGEDIVSGLVTSCAVSVEQAELDGRNIDETLERRFPQIYSRLLEISRELVYEKRWNPQEIEFTFEGPKPENLYLLQTRDMITIKKKEHFRVFDEPDAVEQAYLGQGVGVSGSALSGRAVFTEENILEMREKDPNAPLVLIRADTVPEDIKVISMADALLTSRGGQTSHASVVAVRLEKTCVVGVRQLKVYETAQYCEIGEHRISFGDAVSIDGRNGVVLMGMHKIREEHHILPI; this is encoded by the coding sequence ATGAGCAACTCGGATTTCTACGGGCCGCTGAATAAGGTTGACCCGATTGAATCGGATGCGTTGAGGGCGAACCTTCTGGAAACAGCAGGGCAGGTTGAAATCGAGCCGAAGTATATGCTTCTTCTGGAGGTGGTGGAGAGGTACAAGGGGCTTCACGCATCTTTAGAAAAACTGCTCTATGAAGTGTGTCATCCTTTTCGCAACTGGAAGATGATTTTGCCACAACTGCGGAGCTTTGTGCTGAAAAACAGCGGGCATTATCGTGCCCATCCCGAAGGGCCCGAGGCCTTTCGTCTGTTTAGCGGGCTGTTTTTCGAAGCACTGGAAGATTCGTTGAGATATCCGTTCCTGCTGAGCCAGGTGGTGGCTGCCAAGCTTGCCTGGATAGACAAGATGATCACTTTGTTCAGCACCAGCGATCTCGAGCGATTCGCAGCTCCGCTCAACGAGATGTTCTATCGAATTGCAGAGCTGGACAGGGCCAATGATGAAATCATTATGAATATCGTCCACGGCCAGCATTCGGTGAAAAAACTGGCTATCCGTCTGGTCAAATTCAGTGAGGCCGAATCCCTGACGTTCGATTACTTCAACCTTGCCTCCATGGTACGTACAGTTCTCAGAAGAAACTATGACTACTGGCTCAGTGAAGGTGACCCGCAGCAATGGTTCTTTGAACATTGTTCGATATTGAAAGACGATACGGACTCGAAAGAACTTTTTGAAAAAATTTCCCACGGAGCAATGCGGAACAACATTGCCATACTGGAAGAGATAGCGATTGACGAAGACCCTCTGGGAGGGCTGAAAGAGATTCTGAAGTTACCCGGGCATGTCGATGTTGTGCGGTATTATCGTCAGATCCCGTCAGTTATTGCCAAGGCGGAGCAGCACCTCGATAGCGGGGAGGATGAAAAGAGAGTACATAATTTTATCGAAAACCAGAGGCTGCTGTTCTTATTCCGTATTATGGACACCAAAGGCTTATACCTGATCCACGAAGAGACATTGCGTGAGATCAATCGTGGCCTGGTCCTGTTGGTTCGTCAGCAATCTTTTGAGGAAATCGAGGATTTTCTGCTGACCACGTTCAAGTTACTCAAGGCTAATGTGGTCAAGTTTCCCCATACTTCCCTGCAATGCATTCAGGTGCTTGGCGGGGAGATCTTTGACAGGGGCAATAGCCGGATGGTTGAGGCGTTCCTGTGGGGAGTGGTTCGCTTTGGTTTCCAGCATGCGAATGTCGTTGGTGTGGATGAGAACTGGCAACCACTTGTCAACCCGGCGCATCTGAGCAATATCAGGGTCTGGCTGCATCTGATCATGCGCGAGCCGAAGTGGTGTGGAACGCTATTTTCGGCACTGATAATTCATCTGAAATTATCGGGAACCTGCATTAAAGATACTGATCTGTTCCAACGGGATATTACCCAGCTGCTCAACCATCCGATTGAGCCCATCTATAATTTGTCGAAACAGTTCACCAAGCTGATGCCGGTTTTTTATAATGAGATCGGCTCAGAAGGGGAGCTGCGTGATGTCTCGACTGAACTGGATGAGATTCACAAGCGTAAGGATTTGCTCATTCACTTTCTGCGAAAGCAGGGGCATGTGGAAAGTTCCAATCTGATTGTCGATTTTATCCGGGCAATTTTTAAATTCTGGCGTACCAAGGACAAAATGCTGTTGGTCCCGTATCTGCCGGAGGACGTGTATGCCCAGGTAGAGTCATCAGGGCCGTTTATCGATGATCAGCAGATTCTAAGCGATAGAGTTATTCTGCGCTTCAGCCTCAAGAGCGTAAATGATTTGCTCACTCTTGATCAGGATGAATTGAAAGAATTTCTGGCGACCCAGACCGATCTTCAGGCCCATGAGACCAGACGGTTTGAGTTGCTGGTGAAAATGTTCAAGCTGCTGCACCAGAAGTACAAGCTTGGTTTTCAGGAGATTCGCTCTGAATTGCAGGCTGCGGTAAATGATGGCTTCACTGATATGGAGAAAGTACTGCAGGTTCTCGAGTCAGATGATACGGAACAGGCTTTGGAGGTTATACTCGACGCCCTGGAAGGGCTCAAGGCAATCATTCTCTCGGATGAGAAGTTTGAGTCGCGGGAGGATATTTACTATAAAAGACATATTGCGGTAGATATTCCGTCTGTTTACGGCAGATACAAGGAGAAGAAATTCGATGCTCTGAGTCTGAGCTTCAGATTGGAAAACCTTGCCAATATCTATCTGGAGAAATTGCCTGATACGGTGAACCTGAACCTCATAACCCAGGCAACATTCTGGAATATCATACGATGTCTGCGGCTCTTTATGAAAGCTCTGCGAATAGATGGTATCACCTCGAGGAGGCTGACGATCCACCTCAACCTCCTGGTGAACTCACTGAAAATCAGGCGCTTTTCATATACGCAATATCTTGATATTTTCCGGGGTCTTTCAGAAGGTGTGAAGGATATTATCTATGCCTACTACACCAATATCCACCAAAATAATCTGTCAATCATCATCCCCCAGATCGGTAAGGAGAATCTCCTCGCGAAATACAAGGGGCTATATGACGAAGAGGAGCAGGCGAATTCAATCCAGCGCCTGTCCGAAACCTTTTTGCGTGAACTGATTGCCTCAACGTTCGGTCTGCAACATCTCGATAATTTTATTTTGCGAATTATCCAGACCCTGGAGAGTCAGAAGGATGTTTTAAATAAGGAACATCTCGATTTGCTCATGACGTACAATCAGGAGAGAGCGATATCCCTGTTGCATCAGCAAAATCCTTTTACGGATAACCTGATTTTATTAGGCAATAAAGGCTTCAATCTCACCACTTTGATGGCAGAAAATATCAAAGTTCCGCCTGCTTTCGTGATAACCACAGAGATTTTCCGCTGCCGGGAGGTGGTGTTTGGCTATTCACAGGCCCGGGATGAGTTTATGCAGCGAATACGTGAATCGCTGACTGAGCTTGAGAATGTCACAGGTAAGAAATACGGTTCTGTGGATACACCACTGCTTCTTTCCGTACGAAGTGGTGGTGCTATCTCAATGCCAGGTATGATGGCTACGGTCCACAATGTCGGCTATAACGAGGACCTGATTGAAGAATATGTCCTACGGCATGGGAATGAATATGTCGCCTGGGACAATTACCGCCGTTTTCTGCAAAGCTGGGCAATGATTTCAGGAGTTGAGCGCGAGGATTTTCAGGGTCTTATGAACGAGGCCAAAGCAAAGCATGGGGTGGCCCTGAAGAGGCAGTTCTCTTCCACGCAGATGAAGGAGTTGGCTCTGGCCTACCAGAAACTTGTTCGCCAGAGAGGTCTCGGTATTCCTGATGATCCATGGTTGCAGCTTGTTAACGCTATTGAGTTGGTTCAGGATTCATGGAACTCTCAAAAAGCAGTAGAATATCGGAGTATTATGGATGTAAGTGAATCCTGGGGTACTGCTGTTATTGTGCAGGCGATGGTGCTGGGTAACCTCAGTGACACATCCGGTGCGGGTGTAGTTTTTACAGCTCATCCTTACCGGAAGGTTCAGCGTGTCGCTCTCTGGGGGGATTATGCCTACGGCGATCAGGGAGAGGATATCGTGTCAGGCCTGGTGACGAGTTGTGCTGTTTCCGTGGAGCAGGCCGAGCTGGATGGCCGAAATATAGATGAAACGTTAGAGAGACGCTTTCCCCAGATATATTCCAGACTGCTCGAAATTTCAAGGGAACTGGTCTACGAGAAGCGGTGGAATCCGCAGGAAATAGAATTTACTTTCGAAGGTCCCAAGCCAGAAAATCTCTATCTTCTGCAAACCCGTGACATGATCACTATCAAGAAAAAGGAGCACTTCAGGGTGTTCGACGAGCCGGATGCTGTCGAGCAGGCCTATCTTGGGCAGGGAGTTGGTGTGTCAGGTTCAGCACTTTCTGGTCGGGCAGTTTTCACCGAGGAAAATATTCTTGAGATGCGGGAAAAAGATCCGAATGCGCCACTGGTGCTCATACGTGCCGATACTGTTCCTGAGGATATAAAAGTTATCAGCATGGCTGACGCGCTCCTGACATCCAGGGGAGGCCAGACGTCCCACGCATCCGTCGTTGCTGTGCGGCTGGAGAAAACCTGTGTCGTTGGTGTGCGACAGCTCAAAGTATATGAAACAGCGCAATATTGCGAAATAGGCGAACATCGAATCAGCTTTGGGGATGCTGTTTCCATAGATGGCCGAAATGGCGTGGTTTTGATGGGTATGCATAAGATCAGGGAAGAACACCATATCTTGCCAATCTAG
- the gap gene encoding type I glyceraldehyde-3-phosphate dehydrogenase: protein MTIKIGINGFGRIGRNIFRAMTKDPEFSDIEVVAINDLTDNATLAHLLKYDSVMGQFEPEVESDDTGVTVGGKRVAVSSHRNPADIPWGDMGVDYVAECTGIFRDADSTQAHIDAGASKVVISAPAKGNVKTFVMGVNEDEYDATLHHIVSNASCTTNCLAPFAKVILDNFGIERGLMTTVHAYTGDQRLLDFPHSDLRRARAAALSMIPTKTGAAAAVSLVIPELKGKFDGLAVRVPTPTVSLVDAVMEVGRETTVDEVNQALKDAANRYLGYTDLPLVSIDFQGDGRSSIVDGQSTKVIGKTVKVMSWYDNEWGYSNRMLDLIRHMEANKAL from the coding sequence ATGACAATAAAGATCGGTATAAACGGATTTGGTCGTATTGGCAGGAATATTTTCAGGGCAATGACTAAGGATCCTGAATTTTCGGATATTGAAGTAGTCGCTATCAATGATCTTACTGATAATGCCACTCTTGCCCACCTGCTCAAGTATGATTCGGTGATGGGCCAATTCGAACCTGAAGTCGAAAGCGATGATACTGGAGTGACTGTCGGTGGCAAGCGTGTCGCTGTTTCCAGCCATCGCAACCCTGCTGATATCCCCTGGGGTGATATGGGTGTTGATTATGTCGCTGAATGCACAGGTATTTTCAGGGACGCAGACTCCACTCAGGCGCATATTGATGCCGGTGCCAGTAAAGTAGTTATCTCCGCCCCTGCCAAAGGTAACGTGAAGACTTTTGTCATGGGTGTAAATGAGGATGAGTATGATGCCACCCTGCACCATATTGTTTCCAACGCTTCCTGTACTACCAACTGCCTGGCTCCGTTTGCCAAGGTAATTCTCGACAATTTCGGTATTGAGCGTGGTCTGATGACCACCGTGCATGCCTATACCGGCGACCAGCGGTTGCTGGATTTCCCCCATTCTGATTTACGCAGGGCACGTGCTGCAGCTCTGTCGATGATACCAACCAAAACCGGCGCGGCTGCCGCCGTATCTCTGGTTATTCCAGAGTTGAAAGGGAAATTCGATGGCCTCGCGGTGCGTGTTCCTACGCCGACTGTTTCTTTAGTCGATGCTGTTATGGAGGTAGGACGTGAAACAACGGTGGACGAAGTGAATCAGGCTTTGAAGGACGCTGCTAATCGTTATCTCGGCTACACCGACCTGCCGCTGGTATCCATTGATTTTCAGGGTGATGGAAGATCTTCAATTGTGGATGGTCAGTCGACCAAAGTTATCGGGAAAACAGTGAAAGTAATGAGCTGGTACGATAATGAGTGGGGTTATTCGAACAGAATGCTCGATCTCATCAGACATATGGAGGCAAACAAAGCTCTGTAG
- a CDS encoding glycogen synthase has product MEKIPALNGGGIISNIWMISREYNDLAGAGGVKDVVFQLSESLIKEDSCRVSIVLPGYGFINPEQAGFKPIYRRGKRQDRLRFGVDMNYGLEERRESCMVWFKKEKAVTLYLIEADRFSEKFDVYTYTDEEAAREAWKKTGTGHYDYFAMNVLLQKAALELMVCLDEKPDVIHCHDGHTALIPALIYECQGWRCFFKDTGCLVTIHNAGVGYHQEVADLPFAHGITGLPWSVIGENRLSGKFDPLLTAGSYAVLNTVSSNYAKELMESEEDARTDWLGHALAARGYTIEGVTNGIQPESFNPLKAKELGLAASYDPSSEEDELAGKRQCKERLLRTLAEKELPAGLELFGEIAVKPDDPLFTFIGRLSEQKGIDHFLVAIENLFSEYEDCQAVILGSGSEYLDAAIRSLSLKKELAGRLCFVRGFSLELANHIYAGGDFFVIPSRYEPCGLTDYMAQLFGAVPVVHHVGGLVKVVDNETGIAYRGDSADELYGALVRAQELYLQPDKMRKMQRMAVRKIREEYTWDVVKKKYLELYRQAMLRREKAS; this is encoded by the coding sequence ATGGAAAAGATTCCGGCGTTAAACGGTGGCGGCATCATAAGCAACATCTGGATGATAAGTCGCGAGTATAATGATCTTGCAGGGGCCGGCGGGGTGAAGGATGTAGTGTTCCAGCTGTCGGAGAGTCTGATCAAAGAGGATAGCTGCCGGGTGAGCATTGTGTTGCCTGGATACGGGTTTATCAACCCTGAACAAGCCGGCTTCAAGCCAATTTACAGACGAGGCAAGCGGCAGGATAGGCTGCGGTTCGGCGTGGATATGAATTATGGCCTTGAAGAGCGTAGGGAATCCTGCATGGTCTGGTTCAAGAAAGAAAAAGCTGTAACCCTTTATCTCATCGAGGCCGACCGCTTTTCAGAAAAATTCGATGTCTATACCTATACGGATGAAGAGGCGGCCAGAGAGGCCTGGAAGAAAACCGGTACCGGGCATTATGACTATTTTGCCATGAATGTCCTTTTGCAGAAGGCGGCTCTTGAACTGATGGTCTGTCTGGATGAGAAACCTGATGTTATTCATTGTCATGACGGCCACACTGCGCTTATCCCCGCCCTTATCTATGAATGCCAGGGCTGGCGCTGTTTCTTTAAAGACACGGGCTGTCTGGTAACAATACACAACGCTGGCGTTGGTTATCACCAGGAAGTTGCGGATCTGCCCTTTGCCCATGGTATTACCGGATTGCCCTGGAGTGTGATCGGTGAGAACAGGCTGTCCGGCAAGTTTGATCCCCTTTTAACCGCAGGGAGCTATGCTGTCTTAAATACGGTAAGCAGCAACTATGCCAAAGAACTCATGGAGAGTGAGGAAGACGCACGTACTGATTGGTTGGGGCATGCCCTTGCGGCCCGGGGGTACACCATTGAAGGTGTAACAAACGGTATTCAGCCCGAGTCATTTAACCCATTGAAGGCAAAAGAGCTTGGTCTGGCTGCCAGTTATGATCCTTCTTCAGAAGAAGATGAGCTGGCTGGCAAGAGACAGTGCAAGGAGCGTTTGCTGCGGACGTTGGCGGAAAAGGAATTGCCTGCAGGGCTGGAGCTGTTCGGGGAAATCGCCGTTAAGCCAGACGACCCGCTTTTTACCTTTATCGGCAGACTCAGTGAGCAGAAAGGGATTGATCATTTCCTGGTCGCTATTGAGAATTTGTTCAGTGAGTACGAGGATTGTCAGGCCGTAATTCTTGGGAGCGGTAGTGAGTATCTCGATGCAGCCATTCGATCATTGAGCCTGAAGAAAGAGCTTGCAGGCCGGTTATGTTTTGTAAGAGGGTTCAGCCTGGAATTGGCTAATCATATTTATGCAGGAGGAGACTTTTTCGTCATACCATCCCGTTATGAACCGTGCGGCCTGACTGACTATATGGCTCAGTTATTCGGTGCCGTTCCTGTGGTGCACCATGTGGGCGGGCTGGTTAAGGTTGTGGATAACGAGACAGGCATCGCGTATCGCGGTGATTCAGCCGATGAGTTGTATGGGGCACTTGTCAGGGCGCAGGAACTTTACCTGCAGCCTGACAAGATGAGAAAAATGCAAAGGATGGCTGTCAGAAAGATCAGGGAAGAATATACCTGGGATGTTGTGAAGAAAAAATATCTGGAGTTGTATCGGCAAGCAATGTTACGCCGCGAAAAGGCATCATAA
- the aroC gene encoding chorismate synthase, which yields MAGSTFGKIFRVTSWGESHGTAIGAVVDGCPAGISLDLDALQQTMDRRRPGQGGASSPRKEPDQLEILSGIVKLEDDLPPVTTGTPISLAIFNKDAHSKSYDHLKGIYRPGHGDITYDAKYGLRDHRGGGRASARETAARVAAGAVAEQVLNHFDIQVIGYTVALGGVHIESCDLSVIDENLYYCPDPVAAEKMDMRVQEVRKQGDTLGGIVEIRATCPPGLGEPVFDKLEAELGHGLLSIGAVKGVEFGAGFAVADMVGSESNDPITPEGFASNNAGGMLAGISSGQELVIRVAVKPIPSIAKEQQTVGSDGEAVKIKIGGRHDISAIPRVIPVCEAMVRITLLDQLLRQNATCFPEGE from the coding sequence ATGGCAGGAAGCACTTTTGGTAAAATTTTCAGGGTAACCAGTTGGGGAGAGTCTCATGGCACGGCGATCGGCGCTGTGGTAGATGGTTGTCCCGCAGGTATATCTCTTGATCTCGACGCATTGCAGCAGACGATGGACCGCAGACGGCCTGGCCAGGGTGGTGCATCAAGCCCCCGGAAGGAGCCTGATCAGCTTGAGATACTTTCAGGAATCGTAAAACTGGAAGATGATCTTCCTCCAGTGACTACGGGGACCCCTATATCGCTTGCCATCTTTAACAAGGATGCCCATTCTAAATCCTATGATCACCTCAAAGGGATCTACCGACCGGGGCATGGGGACATAACCTATGATGCCAAGTATGGTCTGCGGGATCATCGGGGCGGGGGCAGAGCTTCCGCTCGTGAGACGGCAGCCAGGGTAGCCGCAGGGGCAGTTGCGGAACAGGTGCTGAATCACTTCGATATTCAAGTGATTGGTTACACCGTGGCGCTTGGCGGGGTGCATATCGAAAGTTGTGATCTTTCAGTGATTGACGAAAATCTCTATTACTGTCCGGACCCTGTTGCCGCGGAAAAGATGGATATGCGCGTTCAAGAGGTCAGAAAGCAGGGAGATACTCTGGGAGGCATCGTGGAGATTCGCGCCACCTGCCCGCCGGGACTTGGTGAACCTGTTTTTGATAAACTTGAAGCAGAACTGGGCCACGGACTTCTCTCCATAGGAGCGGTGAAGGGGGTTGAGTTCGGTGCGGGTTTTGCGGTGGCTGACATGGTCGGCTCAGAGAGTAATGACCCGATTACCCCGGAAGGATTTGCCAGCAATAATGCTGGTGGCATGCTGGCGGGAATTTCCAGCGGGCAGGAATTGGTCATACGGGTAGCCGTAAAACCCATCCCCTCTATTGCCAAAGAGCAGCAAACAGTGGGTAGCGATGGTGAGGCTGTCAAAATCAAGATAGGTGGCCGTCACGATATCTCCGCTATTCCAAGAGTTATTCCGGTATGTGAGGCAATGGTTCGCATAACCTTGCTTGACCAACTGTTGAGACAAAACGCAACATGTTTTCCGGAAGGTGAGTAG
- a CDS encoding shikimate kinase, giving the protein MIDKIVLIGYRATGKSTIGRALASKLSFSFLDTDSLIRSKCNSSIEEIVGSQGWDAFRKYEAEALIKAFESSNTVVATGGGAIMHRDIWAQYGRKALVVWLTADLSVLAGRLGGNDAGNSERPTLTGKAIDQEIADILEVRTPIYRELSDYAVDTGRMSIAVAVDSITEKFHSIAVGE; this is encoded by the coding sequence ATGATAGATAAGATTGTTCTCATTGGATATCGAGCCACTGGTAAGTCCACGATTGGCCGTGCGTTAGCCTCCAAACTCAGCTTTTCCTTTTTAGATACCGATTCGCTCATTCGCTCAAAGTGCAACTCATCAATTGAGGAAATTGTGGGAAGCCAGGGGTGGGACGCGTTCAGGAAATACGAGGCTGAAGCTCTCATCAAAGCGTTTGAGTCGTCCAACACCGTTGTCGCAACCGGTGGGGGGGCGATTATGCATCGTGACATCTGGGCGCAATATGGCAGAAAGGCGCTCGTGGTATGGCTCACAGCAGACTTATCCGTATTGGCAGGCAGACTTGGCGGCAACGATGCAGGTAATTCTGAGCGGCCAACTTTAACCGGTAAGGCGATAGACCAGGAAATTGCCGATATCCTGGAGGTACGAACTCCGATTTACAGGGAGCTTTCAGATTACGCAGTGGATACCGGCAGGATGAGTATTGCGGTTGCCGTGGATTCGATTACAGAGAAATTTCATTCGATCGCAGTGGGAGAATAG
- a CDS encoding secondary thiamine-phosphate synthase enzyme YjbQ, translating to MLSGTFSLKTNTYMKMVDITDSVDAILHEHSMQNGFCYLFNPHTTAGLTINEGADPDVQTDIIAALQHIVPLKFNYRHSEGNSPSHVMASLMGCSLTIAVENGKLQLGTWQRVFFCEFDGPRTRKVYWRLDNNLNQ from the coding sequence ATGTTATCAGGAACTTTTTCACTCAAGACAAATACATACATGAAAATGGTCGACATTACTGACTCTGTTGATGCCATCCTGCATGAGCATAGCATGCAAAACGGGTTCTGCTATCTGTTCAACCCGCATACCACCGCCGGCCTTACGATCAACGAAGGTGCGGATCCCGATGTCCAGACAGATATCATTGCCGCTCTGCAGCACATTGTCCCCTTAAAATTTAATTACCGGCATAGCGAGGGAAATTCTCCATCGCATGTCATGGCCTCGCTAATGGGTTGTTCTCTTACCATAGCTGTAGAGAACGGTAAACTTCAGCTAGGTACCTGGCAACGCGTTTTTTTCTGTGAGTTTGACGGCCCGAGGACCCGCAAAGTATACTGGCGACTTGACAATAACCTTAATCAATAG
- a CDS encoding UbiD family decarboxylase yields the protein MKKEKLQDLRGFIDLLKEDGDLLVIEEEVDPYLEIAEIHRRVISRGGPALLFTNVKGSDFPVVTNLFGTSNRLELAFGGKPKQFVRDIVNLAETAMPLTAKKIWANRSLVGDCMKLGLKKTKRAPILENCQQPAELCKLPMLTSWHSDGGPFVTLPLVYTEHPDGHGHNLGMYRIQRFDDTTTGIHWQIHKGGGYHYFEAEKQNKPLPVTLYIGGPPALILSAIAPLPEDLPELMLASLVIGDKLKMATDPLGSHDLVANAEFAIKGVVPPHLRRPEGPFGDHYGYNSLQHDYPVFQVSHLYHRNNAIYPATVVGRPRQEDYFIGDYLQEMLSPLFPLVMKGVRELKTFGETGFHCLAAARVTDRYPREAFACGLRILGEGQLSLTKFLIITDGDIDITDFGALWCHVLERVKWDRDLFVFANVSQDTLDYTGPAVNKGSKALMMGLGEEKLRTLSHEFTGTLPAECRKPKVYLPGTLVVEGTSYVENQELGAQLACWDGLGDWPFVLLVDNVEEATCSMQEFLWTFFTRFEPANDIHASATNVRRFHIGLRGPIVIDCRMKPWYTDVLEVDQATKDLVDEKFERIIPKRYR from the coding sequence GTGAAAAAAGAAAAGCTCCAAGATTTACGCGGATTTATAGATTTACTCAAAGAGGATGGCGACCTTCTGGTTATTGAGGAAGAAGTTGACCCCTATCTGGAAATTGCCGAAATCCACCGGCGGGTGATTTCCCGCGGCGGCCCTGCACTCCTTTTCACCAATGTAAAAGGCTCCGATTTCCCTGTGGTCACCAATCTGTTTGGCACCAGCAATCGGCTTGAGCTGGCCTTCGGCGGCAAACCAAAACAATTTGTCCGCGACATTGTCAACCTTGCAGAAACCGCAATGCCGCTTACCGCCAAAAAAATATGGGCCAACCGTTCCCTGGTTGGCGATTGCATGAAGCTGGGCCTGAAGAAAACAAAGCGGGCACCAATCCTCGAAAATTGCCAGCAACCTGCCGAACTGTGTAAACTCCCAATGCTTACCTCATGGCACAGCGATGGCGGACCATTCGTCACCTTGCCATTGGTTTATACCGAGCATCCTGATGGTCATGGCCACAACCTTGGCATGTACCGCATTCAACGTTTCGATGATACCACCACCGGTATTCACTGGCAAATACACAAGGGAGGAGGCTACCACTATTTCGAAGCCGAGAAACAGAACAAACCCCTGCCTGTCACCCTCTACATAGGCGGACCACCGGCTCTTATTCTCTCCGCCATTGCCCCACTGCCGGAAGATCTGCCGGAACTGATGCTTGCTTCCCTGGTCATTGGCGACAAACTTAAAATGGCCACGGACCCCCTTGGCAGCCACGATCTCGTTGCCAATGCCGAGTTTGCAATCAAAGGCGTAGTCCCTCCCCACCTGCGACGCCCTGAAGGGCCTTTTGGGGATCACTACGGCTACAACTCCCTACAGCATGATTACCCAGTTTTTCAGGTAAGCCACCTTTATCACAGAAATAATGCTATCTACCCGGCCACCGTTGTTGGCCGTCCGCGGCAGGAGGATTATTTCATAGGCGACTACCTCCAGGAAATGCTCTCCCCCCTCTTCCCGCTGGTAATGAAAGGCGTGAGGGAATTAAAGACATTTGGCGAGACGGGTTTTCATTGCCTTGCTGCTGCACGGGTTACCGATCGCTATCCCCGCGAGGCATTTGCCTGCGGTCTCCGCATTCTTGGTGAGGGGCAGCTTTCGCTGACCAAATTCCTCATCATTACAGATGGTGATATCGATATTACTGATTTTGGCGCACTCTGGTGTCATGTATTAGAACGCGTGAAGTGGGATCGTGACCTTTTCGTTTTCGCCAACGTCTCACAGGACACTCTGGATTACACCGGTCCTGCGGTAAACAAGGGCTCCAAGGCCTTAATGATGGGGCTTGGTGAGGAAAAGCTGCGAACTCTTTCACACGAATTTACCGGTACTCTTCCTGCAGAATGCAGGAAACCGAAAGTCTACCTGCCAGGTACTCTCGTGGTCGAGGGAACTTCTTATGTAGAAAACCAGGAGCTTGGAGCCCAGCTGGCGTGTTGGGACGGTCTCGGTGACTGGCCTTTCGTACTCCTGGTGGATAATGTTGAAGAGGCAACCTGTTCAATGCAGGAATTCCTCTGGACGTTTTTTACCCGGTTTGAACCTGCCAACGATATTCACGCCTCTGCCACGAATGTCCGCAGATTCCATATCGGCCTCCGGGGACCTATCGTGATCGATTGCCGAATGAAGCCGTGGTACACAGATGTCCTGGAAGTCGATCAGGCTACTAAAGATCTTGTCGATGAAAAATTTGAACGAATCATTCCAAAGAGATACCGATGA